In Desulfosediminicola ganghwensis, a single window of DNA contains:
- the pstB gene encoding phosphate ABC transporter ATP-binding protein PstB yields MELTADMHNPAFPTLVNEKVVIDEAAVDTSSSNSTIGEPFVENPRMTCRDVDVYYGEKCAINKVSIDVGRNEVLAMIGPSGCGKSTFLRCLNRMNDTVSSCRVEGDIRLDDIDIYDPGVDVVPLRARVGMVFQKPNPFPKSIFDNVAYGPKIHGLATDKNELADIVETSLTKAGLWNEVKDRLHEPGTGLSGGQQQRLCIARAIAVSPEVILMDEPCSALDPIATAKVEELIAELREQFSIVIVTHAMQQASRVSQRTAYFHLGDLVEVGPTERIFTNPRHRLTEDYITGRFG; encoded by the coding sequence ATGGAACTCACAGCAGACATGCACAACCCAGCTTTTCCCACGCTCGTAAATGAAAAGGTAGTCATTGATGAGGCGGCTGTAGATACGTCTTCATCCAATTCGACAATCGGCGAACCCTTTGTTGAGAATCCCCGGATGACCTGTAGAGATGTAGACGTATATTATGGGGAAAAGTGTGCCATCAACAAGGTGAGTATCGATGTCGGACGCAACGAAGTACTTGCCATGATCGGCCCTTCCGGCTGCGGTAAATCCACCTTCCTTCGCTGTCTCAATCGTATGAACGATACCGTTTCCTCATGTCGGGTTGAAGGCGATATTCGCCTTGACGATATTGATATATACGATCCCGGCGTCGATGTGGTGCCACTCAGGGCCCGGGTTGGTATGGTTTTCCAGAAACCAAACCCATTCCCAAAATCAATCTTTGACAACGTAGCCTATGGCCCTAAGATCCATGGCCTTGCAACAGACAAAAATGAACTGGCCGATATTGTTGAAACATCATTAACCAAGGCTGGTTTGTGGAACGAGGTCAAAGACAGACTCCATGAACCCGGAACCGGTCTTTCCGGTGGCCAGCAGCAACGTCTCTGCATCGCCCGGGCGATCGCCGTAAGTCCTGAGGTCATCCTGATGGATGAGCCATGTTCCGCACTCGACCCGATTGCCACAGCAAAAGTTGAAGAGTTGATCGCGGAGCTGCGGGAGCAGTTCTCCATTGTAATCGTCACCCACGCTATGCAACAGGCCTCTCGCGTTTCACAACGCACCGCCTATTTTCATCTCGGTGATCTGGTAGAAGTTGGCCCTACAGAGAGAATATTTACCAATCCCCGCCATCGGCTCACCGAAGATTACATTACCGGCCGTTTTGGTTGA